The DNA segment AAAGAAGACAACCGCCTCGTCATGTTTTCCCTGTTGGTCGAGCACAAAACCAATTGCCTGGTACACCTTGGTTTCATTCGGGCGAATACGCAGGGCCTCTTGGAATGCGGCAATAGCGGCGTCACCTTCACCAAGATGATCTCTAGCCAGACCCAGGCGATAGTGCAGGTTGAAATTATCGGGGGATTGGCGGACGGCCTCTTCGAGGACATCGGCAGCCTTCTGATATTCCTTCGCCTGGATGTAGGCCATTCCCAAGGTGGCCCGAACCCGCGTTGAGGCAGTTTGTTCCTTGATGCTCTGCGCCAATAGTTCGATACCTTCCTTGACGCGATCCATCTTCAGGTAGCTATAACCCAAATAGAAAACGACGGACTCATCGACGGGGCGCTGTTGTGCCGCTTGCCTCAAAAAGGTAATGGCCTGCCCATAGCGGCCCTGTTTGGTGTAGTGAATGCCTCGATCCCGATAAAAATTGATGCGCAAGTCTTCATCTACGACAAACACGGAATTAAATAGCTCAATCGAGCCGACCGCCATACGTTTGAACGCCCCCAATGCTGCATAGGAGACCAACTGGATTTCATCAAGGAGATTGGTAGACGATTGGTAATTCTTCATAATTTTTTGGTCCTAGCTAATTTATTGGATGATCTGGTGGCAAGCACGACACGGCCCACGTTCTTTGTGGGGAGGGGTGGTTACTCTGGCAGAAATGGGTGGTGGTGGCAAAATGATGTTATCTGGATCGGGCACGATGTGCCCGGTGGTTCCAATAGCATGGCACTTGGTACATTCTCCACGATAGGGGTGCGGCATAATCTCACCGGGGAGGATCATTGGCGCGGTCTCGGCCTGGGCAAAACCCAGGTTATCGGGCGCTGCTAGGGTAATGGGCAGCCATTGTCCCTTGCGGTAGACCGTCATGGCCACGCTGGTCTGATTTTGCACCCGCTTGGATGTCTGTACCAAGGCCTCCAGGCTATTCACAGCGGTTCCATTCACGGCCCCCAACACATCACCCGCCAGTAAGCCACTCGTTGCCGAGTTAAGGGTAACCTCGTCGATCAATAATCCGGTCAGCGACTCCGGGAGACGCAACTTTTGCTTTAACTCTGCACTGAGAGGCAATGCCTCTAACCCCTGCCAATGGGCCTCTGCCAAACTAATATTGGGCGCTACATAGGCCTTGAGTTGGGGATTACGAATCTTTCTTGGTCCACGTCCTACCGTAACTGGTGGATCTACTTGTCTGCCCGCTGTGCGAATAGCTGGAGATGGTTGCGAATTATTCGCACCGGATCGACCAAAAAGGGCGACCAATACCACCCCACAGAGTATGGCGAAACCTACCGCAGTGATGACAGTTCCCGGCTGCCCAATACTTTTTGGCTTCATAAAATGAACATCCTTAACGCGATAACGAACATTAATACCGCGTACACCCAGCGTAAGGTATTTAAGGGCACTACCGCAGTTAACCACGCCCCAACCCGACCACCTACCCAGGCGCCAGGGGTTAGGATAATGGCCATAACTACCGGCGTCTGCCACTCAAACGAGCCAATCTGGGTGCCATGGAATAAGGCAACCACGGAGCCCACCAGTGAGGCAAAAAACACCAGGGTGGCGCTATTCGCAATGGCATTACGCAACGGCATCTTTGCCAAATAACGCTGCAACGGTACCTCGATGACCCCACCGGTAATTCCGAGAATTCCGCTAATCAGCCCCATCGGTAACCCTAGCAATCCATGCAGCTTCGTGGGAGATATTTCCTCCCCTGGGGGTAGGTCATGCGCACCCAAATAGTACTGGATGCGATGGATGAATTGTGAATCTGATGTGTGATCCTCGTTCTCTAATTCTGATTGGATCCTACTCTCTGATATTTCCACCAACATCTTAATAGCCAGAATGAGCGCGAAGCCACCCAGCAACCATTGAATAATGGTAGTGCTCAAGACGTTACCAATGAAATAGCCGAGCACCATGCCGCCCATTGCCCAGGGAATCAGCGGCCGGCATAGGTCAAAGCGCAACAATCCATCCTGGCGATAGCGGAGCGTGGCCGCCCCATACATAAAAATGTTGGTGATATACGCTACCGGACGCACCAACAGCAATCCGTAGCCAAAAAACCACATTAGACCAGTAACCTTGATGATACCTCCGCCCATGGTCATCATGCCACCGCTGATCCCAGAGACGAATCCCAACAGCAGCAACCCGAAGAAGCTTGCCAACGGATAACCCAAAATTCGCGTGGTTGGCTCATGGGCAAGGTCGCGTACCGGGTCGAGGGCTGGAGGGATGGCAGCGTTTAGCCCCAATCCCGGCTGCATAACGCCCTTCATTCGTTTCCACCAACGATCTGCCGGGCGCTCCACTGGCGTGGCCGGGGAAATCCCTTTGGGAAAACTAACCAACTCCTGGAAATGGGTCATCAATACCTGGGCAGGAACCGCGTAACCCACAACGCCAAAGCGGGGGTCTTCAACAGCGAGATTAATACCGACCAGGCGACCGTTTCCATTGATCAACGGTCCACCACTCTGTGACCAATGCACTACGGCATTGGTCTGGATGAGATGCGTGAATTTGCGATTCAGGATCTGCATCGGGTTGTTTAGATTGAGCTGGGTCACCGCGCCCAGGCGTTGCATGGCATCGGTGCCCATAGGGTCGCCCCAGGCACGCACGACCTCTCCAACCTGCACCAACTTGTTTTCCAGGGCGAGGAATGGGAAACGATCCTTGCTCACGATCTTGAGGAGGGCAAGATTGTGTTCAGGCACTACTTTCACGGTCTTGGCGGAATACTGCCGTGGCCCCTGATCGGTTTGGACCCGTATCTGGATCTCGGCAAGGTCCTGGATTAGATGCTGGGCGGTAACTACGTAGCCCATTGGACTTACCAATACTCCAGCCCCTACCGAGACATAAGACGCCATTCCCGGTGAGGGAGTCTTTAAGATGCCACCGATATTTACTACCGCCGAACGTTCCCCACTCGGGGGAATACCTAGGGCAACCTGCTGCGCATTAGCAACATGGGCCGGGGTATCTGCGGCAATCATGCCCAATACGTTGTGTTCCTTGACCAAATGATAGGTCCAGGCTAACGTGCCAAAGAAAAGCAGTACCAAAACCAGAACTGGCGCCTTCCAAGCCCGCCAACAGAATGGTGGTAAATGGGGGGTATCATTGTTCATCGAGTCGGAATCGCTATGTAAAGCGTAGAAAATACGAGAAAGATGCCCGCGATGGGTATTCCCCATTGCCGATACCTTCCTGAATCCAATACCCAACCAGAGTGGCGTGCGCGCCGATGTTCCTCTAGTTGATGCACCATCTGACTAGCAATGACGGGTCCTGCCGTTGCCCCAGAAAGGGTGGCCGAAGAACCGGCCAAGATCCCCAGGGAAAGAGCCCACCACACCGAACTACCGGGAAATTCCTGATTCATAATTCCCGCAATCGGAACGAGCAGCGCCGCCGTCGGTCCCGCATTTAGAAAGGGAGTCAATAGCGCACTGATCCACATCAATAACAATACGGACTGGGTCGCGTTTTTACCACCCAAGGTTACGATTAGCTCGTGCAGATTATCCAACACCCCCGCCGCCTGTAATCCACCCACCATAATGAACAGGGCTGCGAAATAAATAATGTCGCTCCCGCTGGTATCCCTGAACCAGGTTTCTTGCGGCACCCGGCCCCAAACCAAGGTGACCAGCCCAGCCACCATGGCAATAGTACCCGGTTGGAGGCCGAGGGGATAAGAAAATACCAAAAAGAGCAGCGTTACCCCCAATATGGTGAGTCCCACCTGTAGAGAGTAATGGTCAACCTCTGCCTGCTTGGTAACGATCTTATCGGTGACTAGCCCGCTTTTACCCGCTCGTACCATCTGCTCACTGCAATATCCCAGCAAGATCGCAAGCATCATCAGGCACGGC comes from the Gammaproteobacteria bacterium genome and includes:
- a CDS encoding putative Magnetosome protein MamA (Evidence 3 : Putative function from multiple computational evidences), which translates into the protein MKNYQSSTNLLDEIQLVSYAALGAFKRMAVGSIELFNSVFVVDEDLRINFYRDRGIHYTKQGRYGQAITFLRQAAQQRPVDESVVFYLGYSYLKMDRVKEGIELLAQSIKEQTASTRVRATLGMAYIQAKEYQKAADVLEEAVRQSPDNFNLHYRLGLARDHLGEGDAAIAAFQEALRIRPNETKVYQAIGFVLDQQGKHDEAVVFFKKTSELTESLQES
- the mamP gene encoding Multi-heme protein MamP (Evidence 3 : Putative function from multiple computational evidences) — its product is MKPKSIGQPGTVITAVGFAILCGVVLVALFGRSGANNSQPSPAIRTAGRQVDPPVTVGRGPRKIRNPQLKAYVAPNISLAEAHWQGLEALPLSAELKQKLRLPESLTGLLIDEVTLNSATSGLLAGDVLGAVNGTAVNSLEALVQTSKRVQNQTSVAMTVYRKGQWLPITLAAPDNLGFAQAETAPMILPGEIMPHPYRGECTKCHAIGTTGHIVPDPDNIILPPPPISARVTTPPHKERGPCRACHQIIQ
- the mamO gene encoding putative membrane transporter protein (Evidence 3 : Putative function from multiple computational evidences), with amino-acid sequence MNNDTPHLPPFCWRAWKAPVLVLVLLFFGTLAWTYHLVKEHNVLGMIAADTPAHVANAQQVALGIPPSGERSAVVNIGGILKTPSPGMASYVSVGAGVLVSPMGYVVTAQHLIQDLAEIQIRVQTDQGPRQYSAKTVKVVPEHNLALLKIVSKDRFPFLALENKLVQVGEVVRAWGDPMGTDAMQRLGAVTQLNLNNPMQILNRKFTHLIQTNAVVHWSQSGGPLINGNGRLVGINLAVEDPRFGVVGYAVPAQVLMTHFQELVSFPKGISPATPVERPADRWWKRMKGVMQPGLGLNAAIPPALDPVRDLAHEPTTRILGYPLASFFGLLLLGFVSGISGGMMTMGGGIIKVTGLMWFFGYGLLLVRPVAYITNIFMYGAATLRYRQDGLLRFDLCRPLIPWAMGGMVLGYFIGNVLSTTIIQWLLGGFALILAIKMLVEISESRIQSELENEDHTSDSQFIHRIQYYLGAHDLPPGEEISPTKLHGLLGLPMGLISGILGITGGVIEVPLQRYLAKMPLRNAIANSATLVFFASLVGSVVALFHGTQIGSFEWQTPVVMAIILTPGAWVGGRVGAWLTAVVPLNTLRWVYAVLMFVIALRMFIL
- the mamN gene encoding Magnetosome protein MamN (Evidence 3 : Putative function from multiple computational evidences) — protein: MMAAAPLSVGLFALIFFLVEAEKVDRNQAMVGGAALMLLLGWWFDFYGPREAVRTVYFDTLALIFGMSLIGSVLIRSGLFNILATKVASYSRGNAQLVLVLMVLITYGFSLVVNNLATMLIILPLTLALCDAVELEPVPIIIAELAASNLGGASTLIGDFPNMIIGAAGKLHFDDFIGGMMVPCLMMLAILLGYCSEQMVRAGKSGLVTDKIVTKQAEVDHYSLQVGLTILGVTLLFLVFSYPLGLQPGTIAMVAGLVTLVWGRVPQETWFRDTSGSDIIYFAALFIMVGGLQAAGVLDNLHELIVTLGGKNATQSVLLLMWISALLTPFLNAGPTAALLVPIAGIMNQEFPGSSVWWALSLGILAGSSATLSGATAGPVIASQMVHQLEEHRRARHSGWVLDSGRYRQWGIPIAGIFLVFSTLYIAIPTR